The Bacillus spongiae genome has a window encoding:
- a CDS encoding YuiB family protein: MNIAQFIISILIFFVLFFSIGFILNMLLRMTWVMAIIYPIVTIFIIDDIRFIQYFREPGSSFSALGEKLTNLVMVDVVILLSGLAGAIVSGIAIRVLRKKGYRMF, encoded by the coding sequence GTGAACATTGCTCAGTTTATTATTTCTATTTTAATCTTTTTTGTTCTCTTTTTTAGCATTGGGTTTATTCTTAATATGCTTTTACGAATGACATGGGTTATGGCAATTATTTACCCAATCGTGACGATTTTCATTATTGATGATATTCGTTTTATTCAGTATTTTAGAGAACCTGGTAGTTCTTTTTCCGCTCTTGGGGAAAAATTAACAAATTTAGTAATGGTCGATGTCGTCATCTTATTAAGTGGTTTAGCAGGTGCGATTGTGTCAGGTATTGCTATTCGAGTGCTGCGAAAGAAAGGATATCGAATGTTTTAA
- a CDS encoding NAD(P)/FAD-dependent oxidoreductase, translating into MKEDQKIYDITIIGGGPTGLFTAFYGGMRQASVKIIESLPQLGGQLATLYPEKYIYDVAGFPKVKAQELVDNLKEQMNQFEQTICLGQAVETVEKQSDGTFKLTTNEEVHYSKTIIITAGNGAFQPRRLQLDNARQYEGKNVHYFIDNLEQFRNQKVVVCGGGDSAVDWALMLEPIAEKVSLVHRRDKFRAHEHSVENLFQSTVEIKTPFVPVELVGNGEIAQKIVLDEVKGINKETIDFDSLIVNFGFLSSLGPIKDWGLEIEKNSIVVNSRMETNIEGIYAAGDICTYDGKVKLIASGFGEAPTAVNNAKAFMDPKARVQPLHSTSLFNS; encoded by the coding sequence ATGAAAGAAGATCAAAAAATATACGACATTACTATCATTGGTGGGGGACCTACCGGCTTATTCACTGCTTTCTATGGTGGAATGAGGCAAGCAAGTGTAAAAATAATTGAGAGCTTACCACAGCTGGGGGGGCAACTCGCTACCTTATACCCTGAAAAATACATTTATGATGTTGCCGGCTTTCCGAAAGTGAAGGCCCAAGAACTCGTTGATAATTTAAAAGAACAAATGAATCAGTTTGAGCAAACAATTTGTTTAGGACAAGCAGTTGAAACAGTAGAGAAACAATCAGACGGTACCTTTAAGCTTACAACGAACGAAGAAGTTCATTATAGTAAGACCATTATTATTACCGCTGGAAATGGCGCTTTTCAGCCTAGACGATTGCAGTTAGATAATGCACGACAATATGAAGGGAAAAACGTCCATTATTTTATTGATAACCTTGAACAATTCCGCAATCAAAAGGTTGTAGTATGTGGTGGTGGAGATTCTGCCGTTGATTGGGCCTTAATGCTCGAACCAATAGCCGAAAAAGTTTCACTTGTCCACAGGCGCGATAAGTTTCGTGCACATGAGCATAGTGTTGAGAACTTATTCCAATCAACTGTCGAGATTAAAACACCGTTTGTACCTGTAGAACTTGTTGGAAATGGCGAAATTGCGCAGAAGATTGTCCTGGATGAAGTAAAAGGCATCAATAAGGAAACGATTGATTTTGATTCACTCATTGTAAACTTTGGTTTTCTATCATCGTTGGGCCCTATTAAAGATTGGGGTCTAGAAATTGAAAAGAATTCGATTGTCGTCAATTCGCGAATGGAAACAAATATTGAGGGAATCTATGCCGCAGGTGATATTTGCACGTATGATGGAAAAGTCAAATTAATTGCTAGTGGATTTGGCGAGGCACCTACTGCTGTAAACAATGCAAAAGCATTCATGGACCCAAAGGCTCGAGTACAACCACTTCACAGCACCTCTCTCTTTAACAGTTAA
- a CDS encoding YuiA family protein: protein MAKHISSQTKKCQYCSGKGYFQLILGGSETCPCCGGSGKNK, encoded by the coding sequence ATGGCAAAGCATATTTCATCACAAACGAAGAAATGCCAGTATTGTTCAGGGAAAGGTTATTTTCAACTCATTCTTGGTGGTTCTGAAACATGTCCATGTTGTGGGGGAAGCGGCAAAAATAAATAA
- a CDS encoding polysaccharide deacetylase family protein, with product MIKSLRWPLWLLIMALFSGVLFLVNQLLSSGTYAEEKVERKDWSKYPGLALETRTKKTEYYTFSISLPMLDNKEMNKIIQKWAAEKKEFFLSKVEENKDQIHKDNPASLSIEVDTIQLDDEMYSLVFSSHLDSGGANGKQYKKTFNINVSTHDIIGLDDVIKDKESIEEMRKLVQNEMEKNKDLFAKVDKNLLEKSLANPQDWKWSMDSDQFHVYFDESEISKGDLGSVTVDISMDEVEPLLQLQTEGEQEKIIPLDPNGKYVALTFDDGPNKNVTPQVLQILKEFDAKATFFMLGIQVERYPELARKVANEGHEVANHGYDHHDLTQLNKQQIKSQIVKTKELIKEVTGQVPSLLRPPYGAFDHKVEAIASLTSSPLVLWSVDSLDWKRKGSQTVSNIVQQETNPNSIILLHDIHSTSAEALPTILSKLKEDGYQFVTVSQLLTLEEFDMDNPVYGAVR from the coding sequence ATGATCAAAAGCCTAAGATGGCCATTGTGGTTACTAATTATGGCCCTCTTTAGCGGAGTACTTTTTTTAGTAAATCAATTACTAAGTAGCGGGACATATGCAGAAGAAAAGGTTGAGAGAAAGGACTGGAGCAAGTACCCTGGTTTAGCGTTAGAGACGAGGACGAAAAAAACAGAATATTATACCTTTTCTATTAGCCTACCTATGTTGGACAATAAGGAAATGAATAAGATAATTCAAAAGTGGGCTGCGGAGAAAAAAGAGTTTTTCCTTAGCAAGGTAGAGGAGAATAAAGACCAGATACATAAAGATAATCCTGCCTCTTTGTCAATAGAAGTAGATACAATTCAATTAGATGATGAAATGTATAGTTTAGTCTTCTCTAGTCATCTTGACTCAGGTGGTGCGAACGGGAAACAATATAAGAAAACCTTTAATATTAATGTATCGACCCATGATATTATAGGACTTGATGATGTTATTAAGGATAAAGAAAGCATTGAGGAAATGCGAAAGCTTGTCCAAAATGAGATGGAAAAAAATAAGGATTTATTTGCAAAGGTAGATAAAAATTTGTTAGAAAAGAGCTTAGCGAACCCACAAGATTGGAAATGGTCCATGGACTCGGATCAGTTTCATGTGTATTTTGATGAATCTGAAATATCAAAAGGGGATTTAGGTTCTGTAACGGTGGATATTTCAATGGATGAGGTCGAGCCTTTACTGCAATTACAGACAGAAGGTGAGCAAGAAAAAATAATACCACTGGACCCTAACGGGAAGTATGTTGCACTCACGTTCGATGATGGGCCGAATAAAAACGTTACACCACAAGTATTACAAATATTAAAAGAATTTGATGCAAAAGCTACCTTCTTCATGTTAGGAATACAAGTAGAGCGCTATCCTGAGCTTGCGCGAAAAGTGGCAAATGAGGGTCATGAAGTCGCTAATCATGGGTATGATCATCATGATCTAACACAACTAAACAAACAGCAAATTAAGTCGCAAATAGTAAAGACAAAGGAATTGATTAAAGAGGTCACGGGACAAGTACCATCCTTATTGAGACCACCATATGGGGCGTTTGATCATAAAGTGGAAGCCATAGCTTCATTAACAAGCTCTCCTCTAGTTTTATGGTCTGTTGACTCGTTAGATTGGAAAAGAAAAGGTTCTCAAACTGTGAGCAATATTGTCCAACAAGAAACAAACCCTAATTCCATTATATTACTCCACGATATTCATTCTACATCAGCTGAAGCACTTCCCACTATCTTATCTAAGTTAAAGGAAGACGGGTACCAGTTTGTAACTGTATCACAATTATTAACGTTAGAAGAATTTGATATGGATAATCCTGTGTATGGAGCAGTGAGATAA
- a CDS encoding NAD(P)/FAD-dependent oxidoreductase: protein MRKPRIVVLGAGYGGLMTVTRLQKQISGEAEIILINKNDYHYETTWLHEASAGTMHHDKVRYDIKSVINRSKVHFMETTVEDIKTDENKVITTDGEVEYDYLVIALGAEPETFGIKGLKEYAFSITSIRSARHIREHLDYQFATYSQEQEKKDERLTIVVGGAGFTGIEFLGELGNRIPELCHEYDIDPSKVRIVCVEAAPMILPGFDPELVKYARAKLEKKGVEFRIGTPIKEATEDGIFIAINEEEVEEIKASTVVWAAGVRGSNLIEKAGFENMRARVKVEKDLRAPGHDNVFIVGDCSLMINEEINRPYPPTAQIAMQQGEVCARNIAALVKGKHDLETFVPDLKGTVCSLGEDDAIGLVFGKKLMGSSAAFMKKVIDNRALYMIGGASLVFKKGKFKFF, encoded by the coding sequence GTGAGAAAGCCAAGAATTGTTGTTTTAGGAGCAGGATACGGCGGGCTAATGACGGTTACTCGTCTTCAAAAGCAAATCTCAGGTGAAGCAGAAATCATTTTAATTAATAAAAATGATTATCATTATGAAACGACTTGGTTGCATGAAGCTTCAGCAGGGACAATGCATCACGATAAAGTACGTTACGACATTAAGAGTGTAATTAATCGTAGCAAAGTTCATTTCATGGAAACAACTGTTGAAGATATTAAAACAGATGAAAATAAAGTCATTACGACTGATGGTGAAGTTGAATATGACTACTTAGTTATTGCCTTAGGCGCTGAACCGGAAACGTTTGGTATTAAAGGATTAAAAGAATACGCTTTTTCTATTACAAGCATTCGTTCAGCTCGTCATATTCGTGAGCATCTTGATTACCAATTTGCGACATATAGTCAAGAACAAGAGAAAAAAGATGAGCGTTTAACGATTGTAGTAGGGGGAGCAGGATTTACTGGTATTGAATTCTTAGGTGAGCTAGGAAATAGAATTCCTGAGCTATGCCATGAATACGACATCGACCCTAGCAAAGTCCGTATAGTATGTGTTGAAGCTGCTCCAATGATTCTTCCAGGTTTCGACCCTGAGCTTGTAAAATATGCTCGTGCTAAACTGGAGAAAAAAGGTGTAGAGTTCCGAATCGGTACACCAATTAAAGAAGCAACTGAAGATGGTATTTTCATTGCAATAAATGAAGAGGAAGTAGAAGAAATTAAGGCATCAACCGTTGTTTGGGCAGCAGGTGTTCGAGGCAGTAACCTTATTGAAAAAGCTGGGTTTGAAAACATGCGCGCTCGTGTAAAAGTTGAAAAAGATTTACGTGCTCCTGGTCACGATAATGTTTTCATAGTGGGAGATTGCTCGCTTATGATTAACGAAGAAATCAATCGTCCATATCCTCCAACAGCTCAAATTGCGATGCAGCAAGGTGAAGTATGTGCTCGTAATATTGCGGCTCTTGTGAAAGGGAAACACGATTTAGAAACATTTGTACCAGACTTGAAGGGAACTGTATGTTCTCTTGGAGAAGATGATGCGATTGGACTAGTATTCGGTAAAAAGCTAATGGGTTCTTCAGCTGCTTTCATGAAAAAGGTCATTGATAATCGTGCGTTATACATGATCGGTGGCGCTAGTCTCGTATTCAAAAAAGGAAAGTTTAAATTCTTTTAA
- a CDS encoding NUDIX hydrolase — translation MCVAGLVVNQQGKWLLVKKKYGGLKGKWSLPAGFVQAGETADEAAVRETKEETGIDAKVQGLIGLRTGVIREEVSDNMLIFSLKPRENQPIQIQEQEIMEAAWLDPKEIAFQDSSVMLFEMLKQHWEDYKQKIDGIDPGEVFGYTTYRLFL, via the coding sequence ATGTGTGTAGCGGGATTAGTTGTTAATCAACAAGGGAAGTGGCTATTAGTAAAAAAGAAGTACGGTGGTTTAAAGGGGAAATGGAGTTTACCCGCTGGATTTGTACAAGCGGGAGAAACAGCTGATGAAGCGGCTGTCCGTGAAACAAAGGAAGAGACAGGCATTGATGCAAAAGTTCAAGGGTTGATTGGACTTAGAACGGGTGTGATTCGTGAGGAAGTGAGCGATAATATGCTGATTTTCTCATTAAAACCTAGGGAAAACCAGCCAATTCAAATACAAGAACAAGAAATTATGGAAGCTGCTTGGCTTGATCCGAAGGAAATAGCTTTTCAAGATTCCTCAGTGATGCTCTTTGAAATGCTGAAACAACATTGGGAGGATTATAAACAGAAGATTGACGGAATTGATCCAGGAGAAGTATTCGGTTATACCACTTACCGCCTATTTTTGTAA